One genomic window of Elaeis guineensis isolate ETL-2024a chromosome 2, EG11, whole genome shotgun sequence includes the following:
- the LOC105045948 gene encoding probable methyltransferase TCM_000336 codes for MIMLLQTTNGMRSSRLLSSSKIAAMDVGSILHMKEGLGETSYARNSSLQKKSMDALKHIIVHSAVNVYISKTPTSFSMADLGCSSGPNALCMAGDIIEAIDEKCSKLSQQTPEISVFLNDLPMNDFNAIFANFPEFFKKLKTHASRERDIHPFVFLAGVPGSFYGRLFLNNSLHFIYSCLSLHWLSQVPPGLFNNEREPINKGKMYISHTSPPAVAIAYFNQFQKDFTCFLKSRSAELVCGGQMVLAMLGRKSQDHNDKSTTFLWEVLAQSFALMVSQKIVNEEKVDAYNVPFYAPSTKEIEDEVQKEGSFIIDHIQTYEFNTSSGDATKDGRITSLAIRAIQESMICYHFGGEIIDTLFETYGRLLSESMKKEEIKGVHLVVVLRKSG; via the exons ATGATAATGCTCCTACAAACAACAAATGGAATGAGATCCTCCAGGCTTCTAAGTTCTAGCAAAATCGCAGCCATGGATGTTGGGAGCATCCTTCACATGAAAGAAGGATTGGGAGAAACTAGTTATGCTCGAAACTCTTCCCTTCAG AAAAAGAGCATGGATGCCTTGAAGCATATTATAGTACACTCAGCTGTAAATGTCTACATTTCTAAGACCCCCACAAGTTTCAGCATGGCCGACCTTGGTTGCTCCTCTGGGCCTAATGCATTGTGTATGGCTGGAGATATCATTGAGGCCATTGATGAGAAGTGCAGCAAATTATCACAGCAGACACCAGAGATCTCAGTGTTCCTTAATGATCTTCCAATGAATGACTTCAATGCAATATTTGCCAACTTTCCGGAATTCTTTAAGAAGCTTAAGACACATGCCAGCAGGGAAAGAGATATTCACCCATTTGTGTTCTTGGCTGGAGTTCCTGGGTCTTTCTATGGGAGGCTTTTCCTGAATAATAGCCTACATTTCATTTACTCCTGCTTGAGCTTGCACTGGCTCTCTCAG gTTCCCCCAGGACTTTTCAATAATGAAAGAGAGCCAATTAATAAAGGGAAAATGTACATATCTCATacaagtccacctgcagttgcaATAGCCTACTTCAATCAATTTCAGAAAGATTTTACCTGCTTTCTTAAGTCCAGATCAGCTGAGTTAGTTTGTGGAGGACAAATGGTTCTAGCCATGCTAGGAAGAAAATCTCAGGATCACAATGATAAAAGCACAACTTTCCTGTGGGAAGTTTTAGCCCAATCTTTCGCTCTTATGGTGTCACAG AAAATAGTGAATGAAGAGAAGGTGGATGCATATAATGTTCCATTTTATGCTCCATCCACGAAGGAAATTGAAGATGAAGTACAGAAGGAAGGATCTTTTATAATTGATCACATACAAACTTATGAATTTAACACTAGCAGCGGAGATGCCACAAAGGATGGACGGATCACATCATTGGCCATTAGAGCTATTCAAGAATCGATGATTTGCTACCATTTCGGAGGAGAGATTATTGACACCTTATTTGAAACTTATGGTAGATTGCTCAGTGAAtcaatgaagaaagaagaaataaaaggtgTTCACTTAGTAGTGGTTCTAAGAAAGTCTGGTTGA